A portion of the Natronococcus sp. AD-5 genome contains these proteins:
- a CDS encoding carboxylesterase family protein — MTKYNATRNRSENSRDPSRRAVLRTVGATSAAGLLGTGASANAAAGRDGCPGADTLESPRPGPDVLYDDPVAPPQLEPAGDWEADPLLVCGRTAYDGGEFLSQGWPFDDRGAANEREYPDEDRYANNAADLLEIRARPTRDGVAYRIALNAMVEPDAAIVAVGIDAGGDEGRTDWGHGLGDLGAAVDHVLAIWGSGATLDGEPLPDDAYAVDPERNRLEVEVPLDPGRETWRHYAVSGVHDGDGGFSRETGPFDSDEPPVYDVGFRTVADEPLDFRDAETEVEETGTLLLDDDGMWRAAEQAEALSERDVADLGADVDFGRLEDEAVDRSVPTAGYHNRLYASRYDLGDGIDLEEPRDVYRTQVQPYSVYVPESYEPGEPAPLLVLLHSLNSNYNQYAASPNKLAQLGEARDAIVLMPFGRGPAGWWKNEAELDAFEAWADLRSRYDVDDDRVTVSGYSMGGHGTYRLGSLYPDLFARGFAVVGPADESIFGGPTDGVYGDYSTSSENPQNAMRVTDNLRHVPLLLWAGMLDELVPYPGVRNYRDRLAERGYRHRLDSFPQDDHFTFFGHDEWGPGRDYLGDATVERRPARVTYRAVPEFGNESYDVSHDGAYWVREITVGEDAEDGVVDALSLADGYGEPVAEDFESESTDPRANAREGTRWRSPLERRPAENAIELECEDVTAAALYVDDAGVDATEPLEIRVETNRELALTLKSGAGERTLELDAGESSETVALCETGSSS; from the coding sequence GTGACAAAATATAACGCGACGCGGAACCGCTCCGAGAACAGTCGGGATCCGTCCCGACGCGCCGTTCTCCGGACCGTCGGCGCGACGTCCGCCGCCGGCCTCCTGGGAACGGGAGCTAGCGCGAACGCCGCGGCGGGACGCGACGGCTGCCCCGGCGCCGACACTCTCGAGTCCCCGCGACCCGGGCCGGACGTCCTGTACGACGATCCCGTGGCCCCGCCCCAGCTCGAACCCGCGGGCGACTGGGAGGCCGATCCGCTGCTCGTCTGCGGCCGGACGGCCTACGACGGCGGCGAGTTTCTCTCGCAGGGCTGGCCCTTCGACGACCGCGGGGCGGCCAACGAGCGGGAGTACCCGGACGAGGACCGGTACGCGAACAACGCGGCGGACCTGCTCGAGATCCGCGCCCGGCCGACGCGAGACGGCGTCGCCTACCGGATCGCGCTGAACGCGATGGTCGAACCCGACGCGGCCATCGTCGCCGTCGGAATCGACGCGGGGGGCGACGAGGGACGGACCGACTGGGGGCACGGGCTCGGCGATCTGGGCGCGGCCGTCGATCACGTGCTCGCGATCTGGGGTAGCGGCGCAACCCTCGACGGCGAACCGCTCCCGGACGACGCGTACGCGGTCGATCCCGAGCGCAACCGGCTCGAGGTCGAGGTGCCGCTCGATCCCGGCCGGGAGACGTGGCGTCACTACGCCGTCTCGGGCGTTCACGACGGCGACGGCGGTTTCTCGCGGGAGACGGGACCGTTCGACTCGGACGAGCCGCCCGTCTACGACGTCGGCTTCCGGACCGTCGCGGACGAACCGCTCGACTTCCGGGACGCCGAAACCGAGGTCGAAGAGACGGGGACGCTTCTGCTCGACGACGACGGGATGTGGCGCGCCGCCGAACAGGCCGAAGCCCTCTCCGAGCGCGACGTCGCCGACCTCGGGGCGGACGTCGACTTCGGCCGGCTGGAAGACGAAGCGGTGGATCGGTCGGTACCGACGGCGGGCTACCACAACCGGCTCTACGCCTCGCGGTACGACCTCGGAGACGGAATCGACCTCGAGGAGCCGCGAGACGTCTACCGAACGCAGGTCCAGCCCTACTCCGTGTACGTCCCCGAGAGCTACGAACCGGGCGAGCCCGCGCCGCTGCTGGTGCTGTTGCACTCGCTGAACAGCAACTACAACCAGTACGCCGCCTCGCCGAACAAGCTCGCTCAGCTGGGCGAAGCGCGCGACGCGATCGTGTTGATGCCGTTCGGCCGCGGTCCGGCGGGCTGGTGGAAGAACGAAGCCGAACTCGACGCCTTCGAGGCCTGGGCGGACCTGCGAAGTCGGTATGACGTCGACGACGACCGCGTCACCGTAAGCGGCTACTCGATGGGGGGCCACGGCACCTACCGGCTGGGGTCGCTGTATCCGGACCTCTTCGCCCGCGGGTTCGCCGTCGTCGGCCCGGCCGACGAGTCGATCTTCGGCGGCCCGACCGACGGCGTCTACGGCGACTACTCGACCTCGTCCGAGAACCCGCAGAACGCGATGCGCGTGACGGACAACCTCCGGCACGTCCCGCTGCTGCTGTGGGCCGGGATGCTCGACGAACTCGTTCCCTACCCGGGCGTCCGCAACTACCGCGACCGGCTCGCCGAGCGCGGCTACCGCCACCGGCTCGATTCGTTCCCCCAGGACGACCACTTCACCTTCTTCGGTCACGACGAGTGGGGGCCGGGTCGGGATTACCTCGGCGACGCGACCGTCGAGCGTCGACCCGCCCGCGTCACCTACCGCGCCGTTCCCGAGTTCGGAAACGAGAGCTACGACGTTTCTCACGACGGCGCGTACTGGGTACGGGAGATAACGGTCGGCGAGGACGCCGAGGACGGCGTCGTCGACGCGCTCTCGCTCGCCGACGGCTACGGCGAACCCGTCGCGGAGGACTTCGAGAGCGAATCGACCGATCCCAGGGCCAACGCGCGGGAGGGAACGCGCTGGCGCTCGCCGCTCGAGCGTCGCCCCGCGGAAAACGCGATCGAACTCGAGTGCGAGGACGTGACCGCCGCCGCGCTGTACGTCGACGACGCGGGCGTCGACGCGACGGAACCGCTCGAGATCCGCGTCGAGACGAATCGCGAGCTGGCGCTCACGCTGAAAAGCGGGGCGGGGGAACGAACGCTCGAGCTCGACGCGGGCGAGTCGAGCGAAACCGTCGCGCTCTGCGAGACGGGCTCGAGTTCGTGA
- a CDS encoding TATA-box-binding protein, producing MTDPKDTINIENVVASTGIGQELDLQSVAMDLEGADYDPEQFPGLVYRTQNPKSAALIFRSGKIVCTGAKSTDDVHESLRIVFDKLRELQIQVNEDPEIVVQNIVTSADLGRNLNLNAIAIGLGLENIEYEPEQFPGLVYRLDEPEVVALLFGSGKLVITGGKKPEDAEHAVDKIVSRLEDLGLLE from the coding sequence ATGACGGATCCGAAGGACACCATCAACATCGAAAACGTGGTGGCGTCGACCGGCATCGGACAGGAGCTCGACCTCCAGAGCGTCGCGATGGACCTCGAGGGGGCCGACTACGACCCCGAGCAGTTCCCCGGTCTCGTCTACCGTACCCAGAATCCCAAGTCCGCGGCCCTGATCTTCCGGTCGGGGAAGATCGTCTGTACCGGGGCGAAGAGCACCGACGACGTTCACGAGAGCCTCCGTATCGTCTTCGACAAGCTCCGCGAACTCCAGATCCAGGTCAACGAGGATCCGGAAATCGTCGTCCAGAACATCGTGACGAGCGCGGACCTCGGTCGGAACCTCAACCTGAACGCGATCGCGATCGGGCTGGGTCTCGAGAACATCGAGTACGAGCCCGAGCAGTTCCCCGGTCTCGTCTACCGACTCGACGAACCCGAGGTCGTCGCGCTGCTGTTCGGCTCCGGGAAGCTCGTCATCACCGGCGGGAAGAAACCCGAGGACGCCGAGCACGCCGTCGACAAGATCGTCTCGCGACTCGAGGACCTCGGCCTGCTCGAGTAA
- a CDS encoding TIGR01177 family methyltransferase, which yields MYFLELGGEYDAFAAREAASAAADVRRIAPGLAVANAIVPERVRGLAYAHRASDLLGRTDADLAGARALLEAASLDREGTVAVRATDVHGSSGVETDRAERELGQVLVDRGFEVDLENPDHVLRAAFSVGRLERDAGSEIPEESRNGERGPEGAVNRGDGDLLSSIDGDDSRGEEVSVCALGWLAAESVRDFGTRAPTDKPFFQPGSMDPLLARAVANVAGARPGATVLDPMCGTGGVLVEAGLVGADVVGTDAQAKMVEGARTNLAHFLERNEPSPIGVSRGSWHVGRGDATRLPIADDAVDGAVFDAPYGRQSKIDTHRLEDLVSGALSEAQRVASRAVVVADRSWATEAREAGWELEAAFERRVHRSLTRYVLVLE from the coding sequence GTGTACTTCCTCGAACTCGGCGGCGAATACGACGCGTTCGCGGCCCGCGAGGCGGCGAGCGCCGCGGCCGACGTCCGCCGGATCGCGCCCGGACTCGCCGTGGCGAACGCGATCGTCCCCGAACGAGTTCGCGGACTGGCCTACGCGCACCGGGCGAGCGACCTCCTCGGCCGGACCGACGCCGATCTCGCCGGTGCCAGGGCGTTGCTCGAGGCCGCGTCGCTCGACCGCGAGGGTACCGTCGCGGTGCGCGCGACGGACGTCCACGGCTCGAGCGGCGTCGAGACCGACCGCGCGGAGCGCGAACTCGGCCAGGTGCTGGTCGACCGCGGTTTCGAGGTCGACCTCGAGAACCCCGACCACGTCCTGCGGGCGGCGTTCTCGGTCGGTCGTCTCGAGCGCGACGCGGGAAGCGAGATTCCGGAGGAATCTCGGAACGGTGAACGGGGACCGGAGGGAGCCGTGAACCGGGGCGACGGCGATCTCCTCTCGAGCATCGACGGGGACGACTCCCGGGGCGAGGAGGTCTCCGTCTGCGCGCTGGGCTGGCTCGCGGCCGAGAGCGTTCGCGACTTCGGCACCCGCGCCCCGACCGACAAGCCGTTCTTCCAGCCCGGCAGCATGGATCCGCTGCTCGCCCGCGCGGTCGCGAACGTCGCCGGCGCTCGTCCCGGCGCGACGGTGCTGGACCCGATGTGTGGCACGGGCGGCGTCCTGGTCGAGGCCGGCCTCGTCGGCGCGGACGTGGTCGGCACCGACGCGCAGGCGAAGATGGTCGAAGGGGCCCGGACGAACCTCGCGCACTTCCTCGAGCGAAACGAGCCCTCGCCGATCGGCGTCTCCCGCGGGTCGTGGCACGTCGGCCGCGGCGACGCGACCCGGCTCCCGATCGCGGACGACGCCGTCGACGGCGCGGTGTTCGACGCGCCCTACGGCCGCCAGTCGAAGATCGACACGCACCGGCTCGAGGACCTGGTCTCGGGGGCGCTCTCGGAAGCCCAGCGCGTCGCCTCGCGGGCCGTCGTCGTCGCCGACCGCTCGTGGGCGACCGAGGCTCGCGAGGCGGGGTGGGAACTCGAGGCCGCGTTCGAACGGCGCGTCCACCGGTCGCTGACGCGGTATGTGCTGGTGCTCGAGTGA
- a CDS encoding DUF7344 domain-containing protein: MTIHPDRTTAVSEQLSGENVSLRAISRVEFGRVLANDRRREVVRYLLATDEPITVQRLVGWLADAENEGVVLTTIHELRQRVHVALCRTHLPLLERYGVVQYDRERGLVSPAANLSEFESMLDAVDLERPW; this comes from the coding sequence ATGACGATCCACCCCGACCGAACGACGGCCGTTTCGGAGCAGCTCAGTGGCGAGAACGTCAGCCTCCGTGCGATCTCGCGAGTGGAGTTCGGTCGCGTGCTGGCCAACGACCGCCGGCGCGAAGTGGTTCGTTACCTCCTCGCGACGGACGAGCCGATCACGGTCCAACGGCTCGTCGGATGGCTCGCGGACGCGGAGAACGAGGGCGTCGTCCTGACGACGATCCACGAGCTACGCCAGCGCGTCCACGTCGCGCTGTGTCGCACCCACCTCCCGCTGCTCGAGCGGTACGGGGTCGTCCAGTACGACCGCGAGCGCGGCCTCGTCTCCCCGGCGGCGAACTTGAGCGAGTTCGAGTCGATGCTCGACGCCGTCGACCTCGAGCGGCCCTGGTGA
- a CDS encoding heavy metal translocating P-type ATPase yields the protein MTTRRAHLEITGMSCATCSGSVEDAVSGLEGVASANANYATDEGTVEYDPDETSLAEIYDAIANAGYEAGSETETVTVLGMSCSTCSGTVSDAVEDLPGVIRADVNFASDEARVEYNPSDVSLAEIHDAVEGAGYEPVRDEIEETQGASQRERAVEKELRRQRRLVIGGGLLTLPFVPVMLAMFGFVDLPHAALGVDLGWIEFVLATALMATLGKEFVVGAYRAFSHNRRANMDTLVAMGSSAGYVYSTALLFGLISGAGLYFEAVAFILWFITLGNWLEVRSKARAGSALRELLEMEADEAAIVEDGEERRVPLEDVAVGDVMKVRPGEKIPTDGVVVDGQSAVDESMLTGESVPVEKGEGDEVVGSTINENGRLLVKATQVGSETAIQQIVERVKEAQSRQPEIQRLVDRVSAYFVPAVIVNAVVWATLWFLFPERLAAFAGALPLWGLVSGGPEVAAVGGAGVPVLEFSVIVLASALLIACPCALGLATPAATMVGSTLSATNGVLFNGGDVLEQVRGIDAIVFDKTGTLTHGEMALTDVEPVGERAAPDGGEPSEARRTTEDLRSSGSERSGGSRSSSERGSDGGAVAGLEAEESLESFVLGAAATAESGSEHPIARAIVDGAEERGVEVGEVGEFENVPGHGIRAETDRGTVLIGRRKLLEDEGIDARPAEETLTRLEREGKTAMPVAVDGRLVGALAVADEVRESAKETVAALRERGATVVMLTGDNERTAKAVAERVGIDPENVRAEVLPEDKADHVEALQRDGSRVMMVGDGVNDAPALTTAQVGVAIGSGTDVAIESADVTLMRDDPADVLKAVRISEATISKVRQNLFWAFVYNATLVPIASLGLLNPALAGLAMATSSVSVMTNSLAFAKYDPHEDYRLAVTKPLAWLRR from the coding sequence ATGACAACCAGGCGAGCGCACCTCGAGATCACCGGAATGTCCTGCGCGACGTGCTCGGGGAGCGTCGAGGACGCGGTGTCCGGCCTCGAGGGCGTCGCGTCGGCGAACGCGAACTACGCGACCGACGAGGGGACCGTCGAGTACGACCCCGACGAGACCTCGCTGGCCGAGATCTACGACGCGATCGCGAACGCGGGGTACGAGGCCGGCTCCGAGACGGAGACCGTCACCGTCCTGGGGATGTCGTGTTCGACGTGTTCGGGGACGGTCAGCGACGCCGTCGAGGACCTGCCGGGCGTGATCCGGGCGGACGTGAACTTCGCTTCCGACGAGGCCCGGGTCGAGTACAACCCGAGCGACGTCTCGCTGGCCGAGATCCACGACGCCGTCGAGGGAGCCGGCTACGAACCCGTTCGCGACGAGATCGAGGAGACCCAGGGCGCGAGCCAGCGCGAGCGCGCCGTCGAGAAGGAACTGCGGCGCCAGCGCCGGCTGGTGATCGGCGGCGGCCTGCTGACGCTGCCGTTCGTGCCGGTCATGCTTGCGATGTTCGGGTTCGTCGACCTTCCGCACGCGGCCCTCGGGGTCGACCTCGGCTGGATCGAGTTCGTCCTCGCGACCGCCCTGATGGCGACCCTCGGCAAGGAATTCGTCGTCGGTGCCTACCGGGCGTTCTCGCACAACCGCCGGGCCAACATGGACACGCTGGTCGCGATGGGGTCTTCGGCGGGGTACGTCTACAGTACGGCCCTGCTGTTCGGCCTCATCAGCGGCGCCGGGCTCTACTTCGAGGCCGTGGCGTTCATCCTCTGGTTCATCACGCTCGGCAACTGGCTCGAGGTTCGCTCGAAGGCCCGCGCGGGCAGCGCGCTGCGGGAGTTGCTCGAGATGGAAGCCGACGAGGCCGCGATCGTCGAAGACGGTGAAGAACGGCGGGTCCCCCTCGAGGACGTCGCGGTCGGCGACGTGATGAAGGTGCGGCCGGGCGAGAAGATCCCGACGGACGGCGTCGTCGTCGACGGTCAGAGCGCGGTCGACGAGTCGATGCTCACCGGCGAGTCCGTCCCCGTCGAGAAGGGCGAGGGCGACGAGGTCGTCGGCTCGACGATCAACGAGAACGGACGGCTCCTCGTGAAGGCGACGCAGGTCGGCTCCGAGACGGCGATCCAGCAGATCGTCGAGCGGGTCAAGGAGGCCCAGTCGCGCCAGCCCGAGATCCAGCGGCTGGTCGACAGGGTGAGCGCCTACTTCGTCCCCGCGGTCATCGTCAACGCCGTCGTCTGGGCGACCCTGTGGTTCCTGTTCCCCGAGCGGTTGGCCGCGTTCGCCGGCGCGCTCCCGCTGTGGGGGCTCGTCAGCGGCGGCCCCGAAGTCGCAGCGGTCGGCGGCGCGGGCGTTCCGGTCCTCGAGTTCTCCGTGATCGTGCTCGCCTCCGCGCTCCTGATCGCCTGTCCCTGCGCGCTCGGACTGGCGACGCCGGCCGCGACGATGGTCGGCTCGACGCTCTCGGCGACGAACGGCGTGCTCTTCAACGGCGGCGACGTGCTCGAGCAGGTCCGCGGCATCGACGCGATCGTCTTCGACAAGACGGGGACGCTGACCCACGGCGAGATGGCGCTGACCGACGTCGAACCCGTCGGCGAACGGGCGGCGCCGGACGGCGGTGAGCCGAGCGAAGCGAGGCGAACGACGGAAGACCTGCGGTCCTCCGGAAGTGAGCGATCCGGTGGATCGCGATCCTCGTCGGAGCGCGGCTCCGACGGCGGGGCAGTGGCCGGACTCGAGGCGGAAGAATCGCTCGAGTCGTTCGTCCTCGGCGCGGCCGCGACGGCCGAATCCGGCTCCGAACACCCGATCGCGCGGGCGATCGTCGACGGCGCCGAAGAGCGAGGCGTCGAGGTCGGCGAAGTCGGCGAGTTCGAGAACGTCCCCGGTCACGGCATCCGCGCGGAGACCGACCGGGGGACCGTGCTGATCGGCCGGCGCAAGCTCCTCGAGGACGAGGGGATCGACGCCCGGCCCGCGGAGGAGACGCTGACGCGACTCGAGCGCGAGGGCAAGACCGCGATGCCGGTCGCCGTCGACGGCCGGCTGGTGGGCGCGCTCGCGGTCGCGGACGAGGTCCGCGAGAGCGCGAAAGAGACCGTCGCGGCGCTGCGCGAGCGCGGCGCGACCGTCGTGATGCTCACCGGCGACAACGAGCGCACGGCGAAGGCGGTCGCCGAGCGGGTCGGCATCGACCCCGAGAACGTCCGCGCGGAGGTGCTGCCCGAGGACAAGGCGGACCACGTCGAAGCGCTGCAGCGGGATGGGTCACGGGTGATGATGGTCGGCGACGGCGTCAACGACGCGCCCGCGCTCACGACAGCACAGGTCGGCGTCGCGATCGGATCGGGTACCGACGTCGCCATCGAGAGCGCCGACGTGACGCTGATGCGCGACGACCCGGCGGACGTGCTGAAGGCCGTCCGAATCTCCGAGGCGACGATCTCGAAGGTCCGCCAGAACCTCTTCTGGGCGTTCGTCTACAACGCGACGCTCGTCCCGATCGCCTCGCTCGGTCTGTTGAACCCGGCGCTCGCGGGACTGGCGATGGCCACCTCAAGCGTGAGCGTCATGACGAACAGCCTGGCGTTCGCGAAGTACGATCCCCACGAGGACTACCGGCTCGCGGTGACGAAGCCGCTCGCGTGGCTCCGCCGGTAG
- a CDS encoding AAA family ATPase, whose amino-acid sequence MDAPLWTDTYAPGLAELPQDDAREYLERAVEEPINLVLQGPPGSGKTAAARALARAAHDDPDNDLVEINVADFFGRTKTEIKNDPRFASFLTGRSSMSKRDMINRVLKESASYAPVSGTYRTILLDNAEDVREDFQQALRRIMEQHHRTTQFIVATRQPTKLIPPIRSRCFPVSLRAPTSEETVTVLERIVEAEGVEYDRDGLEFVAGYANGNLRQAILAAQTTVEDEGELTMSAAYETIGEVGLDDEIESMLDDAEAGDFTDARKTLDDLLVDEGLDGEEVLDEILRLARKRYQGARLARVHRLAADVEFEMHEGTSDRIHVSHLLAELGRNA is encoded by the coding sequence ATGGACGCGCCGCTGTGGACCGACACGTACGCCCCGGGGCTGGCCGAGTTGCCACAGGACGACGCTCGCGAGTACTTAGAGCGAGCCGTCGAGGAGCCGATCAACCTCGTCCTGCAGGGACCGCCCGGCAGCGGGAAGACGGCGGCGGCGCGCGCGCTGGCTCGAGCGGCCCACGACGATCCCGACAACGACCTGGTCGAGATCAACGTCGCCGACTTCTTCGGGCGCACGAAAACGGAGATCAAGAACGATCCCCGCTTCGCCTCGTTTCTCACCGGTCGCTCGTCGATGTCCAAGCGGGACATGATCAACCGCGTCCTCAAGGAATCCGCGAGCTACGCGCCCGTCTCGGGGACCTACAGGACGATTCTGCTCGACAACGCCGAGGACGTCCGCGAGGACTTCCAGCAGGCTCTGCGCCGGATCATGGAGCAACACCACCGGACGACGCAGTTTATCGTCGCGACCCGCCAGCCGACCAAGCTCATCCCGCCGATCCGCTCGCGCTGCTTTCCCGTTTCCCTGCGCGCGCCGACGAGCGAGGAGACCGTGACGGTTCTCGAGCGCATCGTCGAGGCCGAGGGCGTCGAGTACGATCGGGACGGCCTCGAGTTCGTCGCCGGCTACGCGAACGGCAACCTCCGGCAGGCGATCCTGGCGGCCCAGACGACCGTCGAGGACGAGGGCGAGCTAACGATGAGCGCGGCCTACGAGACCATCGGCGAGGTCGGACTCGACGACGAGATCGAGTCCATGCTCGACGACGCCGAGGCGGGCGACTTTACGGACGCCAGGAAGACGCTGGACGACCTGCTCGTCGACGAAGGGCTCGACGGCGAGGAGGTCCTCGACGAGATCCTCCGGCTCGCCCGCAAGCGCTACCAGGGCGCGCGGCTGGCTCGCGTCCACCGGCTCGCGGCCGACGTCGAGTTCGAGATGCACGAGGGGACGAGCGATCGGATCCACGTCTCGCACCTGCTGGCCGAACTCGGTCGGAACGCGTAG
- a CDS encoding stage II sporulation protein M, with product MDDRRTDDRATEAATDSGRRERDERSSAEPRESSDAGAGTPPSSPPSEPDAGPSGEADPGGEAGRGWASLAFALALVSLATAGSTAAVHDAALAAAGAAALALGFGALGALALTGGPGVAAALAGGWAEHRRYVWFATALFAGGVVIGGALVAAGVDLTELFLETLMEEFDEEEFAGGGGEIELSASFFIAQNTPPFLVAILGGLTLGLVTALIMVFNGVLVGNLAIVTGLEVGFGPIVALLVPHGIFELPALFIASGVGFRFLHRTVQRIAGSRDSLFTRAYLYRTTLLVVFGWLLLALAAFVEAYLTTVIAEALFPQLGE from the coding sequence ATGGACGATCGACGAACCGACGACCGCGCAACCGAGGCGGCGACCGACTCCGGTCGCCGTGAACGGGACGAGCGGTCGTCGGCCGAGCCGCGCGAATCGAGCGACGCCGGGGCGGGAACTCCACCCTCGAGTCCGCCGTCGGAACCGGACGCGGGACCGTCCGGGGAAGCGGATCCGGGAGGCGAGGCGGGCCGCGGCTGGGCCTCCCTCGCGTTCGCGCTGGCGCTCGTTTCGCTCGCGACCGCCGGAAGCACGGCCGCGGTCCACGACGCGGCTCTCGCCGCGGCCGGGGCCGCCGCCCTCGCGCTCGGCTTCGGCGCGCTCGGCGCCCTGGCGCTGACCGGCGGTCCCGGAGTCGCGGCCGCGCTCGCCGGGGGATGGGCCGAGCACCGCCGCTACGTCTGGTTCGCGACGGCGTTGTTCGCCGGCGGCGTCGTCATCGGCGGCGCGCTCGTCGCCGCGGGCGTCGACCTGACGGAGCTGTTCCTCGAGACCCTGATGGAGGAGTTCGACGAGGAGGAGTTCGCCGGGGGCGGCGGCGAGATCGAACTCTCGGCGTCGTTTTTCATCGCACAGAACACGCCGCCGTTCCTAGTCGCGATCCTCGGCGGGCTCACCCTGGGGCTGGTGACGGCGCTCATCATGGTGTTCAACGGCGTGCTCGTCGGCAACCTCGCGATCGTGACCGGGCTCGAGGTCGGGTTCGGGCCGATCGTCGCCCTGCTCGTTCCGCACGGCATCTTCGAACTGCCGGCGCTGTTCATCGCCTCGGGGGTCGGGTTCCGGTTTCTCCACCGGACCGTCCAGCGGATCGCCGGCTCGCGCGATTCCCTGTTCACGAGGGCGTACCTCTACCGGACGACCCTGCTGGTCGTCTTCGGCTGGCTGTTGCTCGCGCTGGCGGCGTTCGTCGAGGCCTACCTGACGACCGTCATCGCCGAGGCGCTGTTCCCGCAGCTCGGCGAGTAA
- a CDS encoding acyl-CoA thioesterase, whose protein sequence is MPTVLETRIENRFRVQPNHANNNDTLHGGNLMKWLDEVSAMSAMRFAGETCVTARVNELDFERPIRIGDTALVEAYVYDAGRTSVHVALQAWREEPRTGETEKTTESSFTFVAIDEENRPVSVPELTVESDEGERLRRRARSRET, encoded by the coding sequence ATGCCGACCGTCCTCGAGACGCGCATCGAGAATCGATTCCGGGTCCAGCCGAATCACGCCAACAACAACGACACGCTCCACGGCGGGAACCTGATGAAGTGGCTCGACGAGGTGAGCGCGATGTCGGCGATGCGATTCGCCGGCGAGACCTGCGTCACCGCCCGGGTGAACGAACTCGACTTCGAGCGCCCGATCCGAATCGGTGATACGGCGCTGGTCGAGGCCTACGTCTACGACGCGGGTCGAACGAGCGTCCACGTGGCGTTACAGGCCTGGCGCGAGGAACCCCGCACCGGCGAGACCGAGAAGACGACCGAGTCCTCGTTCACCTTCGTCGCGATCGACGAGGAAAATAGGCCGGTCTCGGTTCCGGAACTGACCGTCGAGAGCGACGAGGGCGAACGGCTGCGACGGCGCGCTCGCTCGAGGGAAACGTAA
- the hisG gene encoding ATP phosphoribosyltransferase produces MRIAVPNKGRLHEPTIDLLERAGLHLENGAERKLYADTVDPDVSVLFARAADIPEYVADGAAEMGITGYDQVREARVDDVDELLDLEFGRCRLVLAAPEDGDIDGVEDLAGRTVATEFPNVTRDFFADTGVDPNVVEVSGATELTPHVEMADAIVDITSTGTTLKMNQLAVVEEVLASSVRLFAREDVVDDPKIREVRTALSSVLSADGKRYLMMNVPQDRLEEVREVIPGLGGPTVMDIADDGEGDDGMLAVHVVVDERDVFETITEVKNAGASGILVTEIERLVE; encoded by the coding sequence ATGCGAATCGCCGTTCCCAACAAGGGTCGCCTGCACGAGCCGACGATCGACCTCCTCGAGCGGGCGGGGCTCCACCTCGAGAACGGTGCCGAGCGGAAACTCTACGCCGACACCGTCGATCCCGACGTCTCCGTGCTGTTCGCCCGCGCGGCCGACATCCCGGAGTACGTCGCCGACGGCGCGGCCGAGATGGGCATCACCGGCTACGACCAGGTGCGAGAGGCGCGCGTCGACGACGTCGACGAACTGCTCGACCTCGAGTTCGGTCGCTGCCGCCTCGTCCTCGCCGCGCCCGAGGACGGCGACATCGACGGCGTCGAGGACCTCGCCGGCAGGACCGTCGCGACGGAGTTCCCGAACGTCACCCGCGACTTCTTCGCCGACACCGGCGTCGACCCCAACGTCGTCGAGGTCTCCGGCGCGACGGAGCTCACGCCGCACGTCGAGATGGCCGACGCCATCGTCGACATCACCAGCACCGGAACCACGCTGAAGATGAACCAGTTGGCCGTCGTCGAGGAGGTGCTCGCGAGCTCCGTCCGCCTGTTCGCCCGCGAGGACGTCGTCGACGATCCGAAGATCAGGGAGGTCCGGACGGCCCTGTCCTCGGTGCTCTCGGCCGACGGCAAGCGCTACCTGATGATGAACGTGCCCCAGGACCGACTCGAGGAGGTTCGCGAGGTAATCCCCGGACTCGGCGGGCCGACGGTTATGGACATCGCCGACGACGGCGAGGGCGACGACGGGATGCTCGCGGTTCACGTCGTCGTCGACGAGCGCGACGTTTTCGAGACGATCACCGAGGTCAAGAACGCGGGTGCGAGCGGGATCCTGGTAACCGAGATCGAGCGGCTGGTCGAGTAG